A genome region from Streptomyces sp. NBC_01296 includes the following:
- a CDS encoding enoyl-CoA hydratase family protein: MGVSTSSPGKGIALVTVDFPPVNALPVQGWYDLADALRAAGRDPETRCVVLAAEGRGFNAGVDIKEMQRDTGHAALIGANRGCYEAFAAVYECEVPVVAAVHGFCLGGGIGLAGNADAIVASEDATFGLPELDRGALGAATHLARLVPQHLMRALYYTSRTATAAELHAHGSVWRVVPRTELRAAALELAAEIAQKDGYLIRLAKAAINGIDPVDVRRSYRFEQGFTFEANLSGVADRVRDTFGEPAEGEPAEKERS; the protein is encoded by the coding sequence ATGGGTGTCTCCACCTCAAGCCCCGGCAAGGGCATCGCACTTGTCACCGTCGACTTCCCGCCCGTCAACGCGCTTCCCGTGCAGGGCTGGTACGACCTCGCCGACGCCCTGCGCGCGGCCGGCCGCGATCCCGAGACCCGGTGTGTCGTACTGGCCGCCGAAGGACGCGGGTTCAACGCCGGCGTCGACATCAAGGAGATGCAGCGCGACACCGGCCACGCCGCCCTGATCGGCGCGAACCGCGGCTGCTACGAGGCCTTCGCCGCCGTGTACGAGTGCGAGGTGCCCGTCGTCGCGGCCGTGCACGGGTTCTGCCTGGGCGGCGGCATCGGCCTCGCCGGCAACGCCGACGCGATCGTGGCGAGCGAGGACGCGACCTTCGGGCTGCCGGAGCTCGACCGGGGCGCGCTCGGCGCCGCCACCCACCTGGCCCGCCTGGTCCCGCAGCACCTGATGCGCGCCCTGTACTACACCTCGCGCACCGCCACCGCCGCCGAACTGCACGCGCACGGCTCGGTGTGGCGGGTGGTCCCGCGGACGGAGCTGCGGGCGGCGGCCCTCGAACTGGCCGCCGAGATCGCGCAGAAGGACGGCTACCTGATCCGGCTGGCCAAGGCGGCCATCAACGGCATCGACCCCGTCGACGTGCGGCGCAGCTACCGCTTCGAGCAGGGGTTCACCTTCGAGGCCAACCTCAGCGGGGTGGCCGACCGGGTCCGCGACACCTTCGGAGAGCCCGCAGAGGGAGAGCCTGCAGAGAAGGAGCGCTCATGA
- a CDS encoding SDR family oxidoreductase, with amino-acid sequence MGLAEGRVVIVTGAGRGLGRAHALAFAAEGAKVVVNDLGVGLDGQPGEDSPAGQVVAEIRALGGEAVAHGKDIASPEGASSLVGAALSAFGRLDTLVNNAGFLRDRMLVNLEEADWDAVMRVHLKGHFLPLKYAAAHWRAEAKSGRAVAARVVNTSSGAGLLGSVGQGNYSAAKAGILGMTLVAAAEMGRYGVQVNAIAPAARTRMTEQTFAETMADPGEGAFDAMAPENVSPLVVWLGSDASAGVTGRVFEAEGGRITVMEGWRPGPTADRGARWTPAEAGETATKLLAESEPPHPVYGAE; translated from the coding sequence ATGGGACTTGCCGAGGGTCGTGTGGTCATCGTGACGGGCGCGGGGCGGGGGCTGGGCCGGGCCCACGCGCTGGCCTTCGCGGCGGAGGGGGCCAAGGTCGTCGTCAACGACCTGGGCGTGGGCCTGGACGGGCAGCCGGGGGAGGACAGCCCGGCCGGGCAGGTGGTCGCGGAGATCCGGGCGCTGGGCGGCGAGGCGGTGGCGCACGGCAAGGACATCGCATCCCCCGAGGGTGCGTCCTCGCTGGTCGGGGCGGCCCTGTCGGCGTTCGGCCGGCTGGACACGCTGGTCAACAACGCCGGGTTCCTGCGGGACCGGATGCTGGTGAACCTGGAGGAGGCGGACTGGGACGCGGTGATGCGCGTGCACCTGAAGGGGCACTTCCTGCCCCTGAAGTACGCGGCCGCGCACTGGCGGGCCGAGGCGAAGTCGGGCCGGGCGGTGGCGGCGCGGGTGGTCAACACCTCCTCGGGGGCCGGCCTGCTGGGCTCGGTCGGGCAGGGCAACTACAGCGCGGCCAAGGCCGGCATCCTCGGCATGACGCTGGTCGCGGCGGCGGAGATGGGCCGGTACGGGGTCCAGGTCAACGCGATCGCCCCGGCGGCGCGGACGCGGATGACGGAGCAGACGTTCGCCGAGACCATGGCGGACCCGGGGGAGGGCGCCTTCGACGCGATGGCCCCGGAGAACGTGTCGCCGCTGGTGGTGTGGCTGGGCTCGGACGCCTCGGCGGGCGTCACGGGCCGGGTCTTCGAGGCGGAGGGCGGCCGGATCACGGTGATGGAGGGCTGGCGCCCCGGCCCGACGGCGGACCGCGGAGCCCGCTGGACCCCGGCCGAGGCGGGCGAGACGGCGACGAAGCTCCTCGCGGAATCCGAACCCCCGCACCCGGTCTACGGGGCCGAGTAG
- a CDS encoding NAD(P)H-dependent flavin oxidoreductase, whose protein sequence is MRTPFTKLVGVEHPIVQTGMGWVAGPRLVSGAANAGALGILASATMTVDELRAAVREVRSRTDAPFGVNLRADAGDAAERVQLIIDEGVRVASFALAPSKELIAQLKDAGVVVIPSIGARRHAEKVAAWGADAVIVQGGEGGGHTGDVATTVLLPQVVDAVDIPVVAAGGFHDGRGLVAALSYGAAGIAMGTRFLLTSDSTVPDAVKARYLAAGVKDVTVTTAVDGLPHRMLRTELVASLERAGRTRALARAVRHAAAFRRLSGLSWPQMVRDGLAMKHGKDLSWSQVLLAANTPMLLKASMVEGRTDLGVMASGQVAGVIEDLPSCAELVARVMAEAHTVLARLERLHGERPHPQHPHPLDALPPPG, encoded by the coding sequence ATGCGGACGCCGTTCACGAAACTGGTCGGTGTCGAGCACCCGATCGTGCAGACGGGCATGGGCTGGGTGGCCGGGCCCCGGCTGGTCTCCGGCGCCGCCAACGCGGGCGCCCTGGGCATCCTGGCCTCGGCGACGATGACCGTGGACGAGCTGCGCGCTGCGGTCCGCGAGGTCAGGTCCCGTACGGACGCCCCGTTCGGGGTCAATCTGCGCGCGGACGCGGGGGACGCCGCCGAGCGCGTGCAGCTGATCATCGACGAGGGCGTACGGGTCGCCTCGTTCGCGCTCGCCCCGTCGAAGGAGCTGATCGCGCAGCTCAAGGACGCGGGTGTGGTGGTGATCCCGTCGATCGGGGCCCGGCGGCACGCCGAGAAGGTCGCGGCGTGGGGGGCCGACGCGGTGATCGTGCAGGGCGGCGAGGGCGGCGGGCACACCGGGGACGTGGCCACGACGGTGCTGCTGCCCCAGGTGGTCGACGCGGTGGACATCCCGGTGGTCGCGGCGGGCGGCTTCCACGACGGCCGCGGGCTGGTCGCCGCGCTGTCGTACGGGGCCGCGGGCATCGCCATGGGCACCCGCTTCCTGCTGACCTCGGACTCCACCGTCCCGGACGCGGTGAAGGCCCGGTACCTGGCGGCGGGCGTCAAGGACGTCACCGTGACGACGGCCGTGGACGGGCTGCCGCACCGGATGCTGCGTACCGAGCTGGTCGCGTCCCTCGAGCGGGCGGGCCGTACCCGCGCCCTGGCCCGGGCGGTCCGGCACGCGGCCGCGTTCCGCAGGCTCTCCGGGCTGTCCTGGCCGCAGATGGTGCGCGACGGCCTCGCGATGAAGCACGGCAAGGACCTGTCCTGGAGCCAGGTGCTGCTCGCCGCGAACACCCCCATGCTCCTCAAGGCGTCCATGGTCGAGGGCCGTACGGACCTCGGCGTCATGGCATCGGGCCAGGTCGCGGGGGTGATCGAGGATCTGCCGTCCTGTGCGGAGCTCGTCGCCCGCGTCATGGCCGAGGCACACACCGTGCTGGCACGGCTGGAACGCCTGCACGGGGAACGTCCGCACCCGCAACACCCGCACCCGCTCGACGCCCTGCCACCACCAGGGTGA
- a CDS encoding acetyl-CoA C-acetyltransferase, whose amino-acid sequence MPEAYIVEAVRTPVGRRKGGLSAVHPADLGAHVLKALVERSGVDPAAVEDVVFGCLDTVGPQAGDIARTAWLAAGLPQEVPGVTVDRQCGSSQQAVHFAAQGVLSGTQDLVVAGGTQNMSMIPIAFASRQAAEPLGLTEGPYAGSEGWRARYGDAPVNQFHGAELIARKWGITRRDMEEFALRSHRRALRAIDEGRFERETVAYGDVRVDEGPRRDTTLEKMAGLRPVAEGGTITAAVSSQVSDGAAAMLIASERAVAEHGLRPRARIHHLSVRGEDPIRMLSAPIPATAYALKKTGMSLEDIDLVEINEAFAPVVLAWLKETGADPERVNVNGGAIALGHPLGATGVKLMTTLLHELERTGGRYGLQTMCEGGGQANVTIIERL is encoded by the coding sequence ATGCCCGAGGCCTACATAGTCGAAGCGGTGCGCACCCCCGTGGGGCGGCGGAAGGGCGGCCTGTCCGCGGTCCACCCGGCCGACCTCGGCGCGCACGTCCTGAAGGCCCTGGTCGAGCGGTCCGGGGTGGACCCGGCCGCCGTAGAGGACGTGGTCTTCGGCTGCCTGGACACGGTGGGCCCGCAGGCCGGGGACATCGCGCGCACGGCATGGCTGGCGGCGGGGCTGCCGCAGGAGGTGCCCGGCGTCACGGTGGACCGCCAGTGCGGTTCCTCGCAGCAGGCCGTCCACTTCGCGGCGCAAGGCGTGCTCTCCGGGACCCAGGACCTGGTCGTCGCCGGCGGGACCCAGAACATGTCGATGATCCCGATCGCCTTCGCGTCCCGCCAGGCGGCGGAACCGCTCGGCCTCACGGAGGGCCCGTACGCGGGCAGCGAGGGCTGGCGGGCCCGGTACGGGGACGCTCCGGTCAACCAATTCCACGGCGCGGAGCTGATCGCGCGGAAGTGGGGGATCACGCGCCGCGACATGGAGGAGTTCGCGCTGCGGTCCCACCGGCGGGCCCTGCGCGCGATCGACGAGGGCCGTTTCGAACGCGAGACCGTCGCGTACGGGGACGTCCGGGTCGACGAGGGCCCCCGCCGGGACACCACCCTGGAGAAGATGGCGGGCCTGCGGCCGGTGGCCGAGGGCGGCACCATCACGGCGGCCGTCTCCTCGCAGGTCTCGGACGGCGCGGCGGCGATGCTCATCGCCTCCGAGCGGGCGGTCGCCGAACACGGCCTGCGCCCCCGGGCCCGCATCCACCACCTGTCCGTACGCGGCGAGGACCCGATCCGCATGCTGTCGGCGCCGATCCCCGCGACGGCGTACGCCTTGAAGAAGACCGGAATGTCGCTCGAGGACATCGACCTCGTGGAGATCAACGAGGCCTTCGCCCCGGTCGTCCTGGCCTGGCTGAAGGAGACCGGCGCCGACCCCGAACGTGTGAACGTCAACGGGGGGGCCATCGCGTTGGGCCATCCGTTGGGTGCCACGGGAGTGAAACTGATGACCACGCTGCTCCACGAGCTGGAGCGGACGGGGGGCCGCTACGGCCTGCAGACCATGTGCGAGGGCGGTGGTCAGGCCAACGTCACCATCATCGAGAGGCTGTGA
- a CDS encoding SDR family oxidoreductase codes for MELDGRVVVVTGGTRGVGAGIARSFLGAGAEVVVCARRPPHEPVCADGRTASFTALDLRDPAAVQEFFDAVGRRYGRLDCLVNNAGGTPYRLLGEGEAQRHARVVELNLLAPMTASLAAYPLLREAHGSVVMIGSVSGTRPSPGTAAYGAAKAGLENLARSMAVEWAPEVRVNSLVLGMVRTELAHLHYGDEAGIAAVGATVPLGRLAEPADVGAAAVFLASGRAGYVSGASLLVHGGGERPAFLDAATVNKES; via the coding sequence ATGGAGCTCGACGGGAGGGTTGTCGTCGTCACCGGCGGAACCCGCGGCGTCGGCGCCGGCATCGCCCGGTCGTTCCTCGGGGCGGGCGCCGAAGTCGTCGTCTGCGCCCGCCGCCCGCCGCACGAACCGGTGTGCGCGGACGGGCGCACGGCCTCGTTCACCGCGCTGGACCTGCGCGATCCGGCCGCCGTCCAGGAGTTCTTCGACGCGGTCGGGCGCCGGTACGGGCGGCTCGACTGCCTGGTGAACAACGCGGGCGGAACCCCGTACCGGCTGCTGGGGGAGGGTGAGGCGCAGCGGCACGCGCGCGTCGTCGAGCTGAACCTGCTGGCGCCGATGACGGCCTCGCTGGCGGCGTACCCGCTGCTGCGCGAGGCGCACGGCTCGGTGGTGATGATCGGCAGCGTCAGCGGGACCCGGCCCTCGCCCGGGACGGCCGCGTACGGGGCGGCGAAGGCGGGGCTGGAGAACCTGGCCCGGTCCATGGCCGTGGAATGGGCGCCCGAGGTACGGGTGAACTCGCTCGTGCTGGGCATGGTGCGGACCGAGCTCGCGCACTTGCACTACGGGGACGAGGCGGGGATCGCGGCCGTGGGCGCCACGGTCCCGCTGGGAAGGCTGGCGGAGCCCGCGGACGTCGGGGCGGCGGCGGTGTTTCTGGCCTCCGGCCGGGCGGGGTATGTCAGCGGGGCGAGCCTGCTCGTGCACGGGGGCGGGGAGCGCCCGGCGTTTCTGGATGCGGCAACGGTCAACAAGGAGAGCTGA
- a CDS encoding CoA-transferase subunit beta has product MSTATAASRAEYCVIACAEAWRGNGEVLASPMGLIPSFGARLAKRTFSPDLLLTDGEALLVGLGGEAEGWLPYRRHLTMVTGGRRHVMMGASQIDRFGNQNISCIGDWARPARQLLGVRGAPVNTLNNPVSYWVPKHSPRVFVERVDMVSGVGYDRAEAAGVTRFHRLPRVVSDLGVLDFTGPDHSMRLASLHPGVTVEQVRAATGFDLAVAGEVPYMREPSAEELRLIREVIDPKGLRDREVRV; this is encoded by the coding sequence TTGAGCACAGCGACGGCCGCCTCCCGTGCGGAGTACTGCGTGATCGCATGCGCCGAGGCCTGGCGCGGCAACGGCGAGGTGCTCGCCAGCCCGATGGGCCTGATCCCGTCGTTCGGGGCCCGGCTGGCGAAGCGGACCTTCTCGCCCGACCTCCTCCTGACCGACGGCGAGGCCCTGCTCGTGGGCCTCGGCGGCGAGGCCGAGGGCTGGCTCCCCTACCGCCGCCACCTCACGATGGTCACCGGCGGGCGGCGGCACGTGATGATGGGCGCCAGTCAGATCGACCGGTTCGGCAACCAGAACATCTCCTGCATCGGCGACTGGGCCCGGCCGGCCCGCCAGCTCCTCGGGGTGCGCGGCGCGCCCGTCAACACCCTCAACAATCCGGTGAGCTACTGGGTGCCGAAGCATTCCCCGCGGGTGTTCGTCGAGCGCGTCGACATGGTGAGCGGGGTGGGCTACGACCGGGCGGAGGCGGCCGGGGTGACCCGCTTCCACCGGCTCCCGCGGGTGGTCAGCGATCTCGGCGTCCTCGATTTCACCGGCCCGGACCACTCGATGCGCCTGGCCTCCCTCCACCCGGGCGTCACCGTCGAACAGGTCCGGGCGGCCACCGGGTTCGACCTCGCGGTCGCCGGCGAGGTCCCGTACATGCGGGAGCCGAGCGCCGAGGAGCTGCGGCTGATCCGCGAGGTGATCGACCCGAAGGGGTTGCGCGACCGGGAAGTGCGGGTCTGA
- a CDS encoding DEAD/DEAH box helicase — protein sequence MTSSSSARPSRRPTRGRGAAQGRPKAGAGRQKSAPVARPQEFTMPEPLTPALPPVAAFEDMGMPEALLKTLAAQGVTEPFPIQAATLPNSLAGRDLLGRGRTGSGKTLAFGLALLARTSGRRAQPKQPLALVLVPTRELAQQVTDALAPYATAVNLRIATVVGGMSINRQSGALRRGAEVLVATPGRLKDLIDRGDADLSQVAITVLDEADQMTDMGFMPQVTALLKQVEPEGQTMLFSATLDKNIDRLVKMFLHDPVAFSVDPSAGAVSTMEHHVLYVMDETDKKAVATRIAARDGRVIMFVDTKRGVDRMVKKLLADGVRASGLHGGRSQPQRNRTLDWFKTGEVTALIATNVAARGIHIDDLDLVVNIDPPTDHKDYLHRGGRTARAGESGSVVTLVLPDQKRDMTRLMSDAGISPRTAQIKSSDEELSRLTGAKEPSGIPVVIEVPQQPAPAGRRSGGQGGGGRSANPRRRSGGSSAAQGGAAPAGGGEGRPRRARSGAGQGGGQGGGQGGTRGQGGGGQGGARSGGAPAGARRRSGGGRPAAGRTS from the coding sequence ATGACCAGCTCCAGCTCCGCACGACCCAGCCGCCGCCCCACCCGGGGTCGAGGTGCGGCTCAGGGACGTCCGAAGGCTGGCGCGGGACGGCAGAAGTCCGCCCCCGTCGCCCGGCCCCAGGAATTCACCATGCCCGAACCGCTGACCCCGGCCCTGCCGCCGGTGGCCGCGTTCGAGGACATGGGCATGCCCGAGGCGCTGCTCAAGACCCTCGCTGCCCAGGGCGTCACCGAGCCGTTCCCGATCCAGGCCGCGACGCTGCCGAACTCGCTCGCCGGCCGTGATCTGCTCGGCCGCGGCCGTACCGGCTCCGGCAAGACGCTTGCCTTCGGCCTGGCGCTGCTGGCCCGTACCTCCGGCCGCCGCGCGCAGCCGAAGCAGCCGCTCGCGCTGGTCCTCGTACCGACCCGTGAGCTCGCGCAGCAGGTGACCGACGCCCTGGCCCCGTACGCCACGGCCGTCAACCTGCGCATCGCGACCGTCGTCGGCGGCATGTCGATCAACCGGCAGTCCGGGGCCCTGCGCCGCGGCGCCGAGGTGCTCGTCGCCACCCCCGGCCGCCTGAAGGACCTCATCGACCGCGGTGACGCCGACCTCTCGCAGGTCGCCATCACGGTCCTCGACGAGGCCGACCAGATGACCGACATGGGCTTCATGCCGCAGGTCACCGCGCTGCTCAAGCAGGTCGAGCCCGAGGGTCAGACCATGCTGTTCTCGGCGACCCTCGACAAGAACATCGACAGGCTCGTCAAGATGTTCCTGCACGACCCGGTCGCCTTCTCCGTCGACCCGTCGGCCGGTGCGGTCAGCACGATGGAGCACCACGTCCTGTACGTCATGGACGAGACCGACAAGAAGGCCGTGGCGACGCGCATAGCCGCACGCGACGGCCGGGTGATCATGTTCGTGGACACCAAGCGCGGTGTCGACCGCATGGTCAAGAAGCTCCTGGCGGACGGCGTCCGCGCCTCCGGCCTGCACGGCGGCCGCTCGCAGCCGCAGCGCAACCGGACCCTGGACTGGTTCAAGACGGGCGAGGTCACCGCGCTGATCGCCACCAACGTGGCCGCCCGCGGCATCCACATCGACGACCTCGACCTGGTCGTCAACATCGACCCGCCGACCGACCACAAGGACTACCTGCACCGCGGCGGCCGTACCGCCCGCGCCGGCGAGTCCGGCAGCGTGGTCACCCTGGTGCTGCCCGACCAGAAGCGGGACATGACCCGCCTGATGTCGGACGCCGGGATCTCCCCGCGCACCGCGCAGATCAAGTCCTCCGACGAAGAGCTCTCCCGGCTCACCGGCGCCAAGGAGCCCTCGGGCATCCCCGTGGTGATCGAGGTGCCGCAGCAGCCGGCCCCGGCGGGCCGGCGCTCCGGCGGCCAGGGCGGCGGCGGCCGTTCCGCCAACCCGCGCCGTCGCTCCGGCGGCTCCTCCGCCGCACAGGGCGGCGCCGCGCCGGCCGGCGGCGGCGAGGGCCGTCCGCGTCGGGCCCGCTCCGGCGCAGGCCAGGGCGGCGGCCAGGGTGGCGGCCAGGGCGGCACCCGCGGTCAGGGTGGCGGCGGCCAGGGCGGTGCCCGCTCCGGCGGTGCTCCGGCCGGTGCGCGTCGCCGTTCGGGCGGCGGACGTCCCGCGGCGGGGCGTACGAGCTGA
- a CDS encoding CoA transferase subunit A has translation MTDKTMTPEEVVGQLRSGMTLGIGGWGSRRKPMALVRALLRSEITDLTVISYGGPDVGLLAAAGRIRKLVAPFATLDSIPLEPHFRAARESGAFAFTELDEAMFMWGLHAAANRLPFLPVRAGLGSDVMRVNPELRTVTSPYADGEELVAVPALRMDAALVHLNRADRLGNGQYLGPDPYFDDLFCEAADAAYLSCEQLVETAELSKAGPPQSLLVSRHSVTGVVETPNGAHFTSCVPDHGRDEAFQKLYATTPWPEFRARFLSGGSEHAYQSAVQAWHEEQN, from the coding sequence ATGACCGACAAGACGATGACCCCCGAAGAGGTGGTCGGGCAGCTGCGCAGCGGGATGACCCTGGGCATCGGCGGCTGGGGGTCGCGGCGCAAGCCCATGGCCCTGGTGCGGGCACTGCTCCGTTCCGAGATCACCGATCTCACCGTGATCTCGTACGGCGGCCCCGACGTCGGCCTGCTCGCGGCCGCCGGCCGGATCCGCAAGCTCGTCGCGCCCTTCGCCACGCTCGACTCCATCCCGCTGGAGCCGCATTTCCGGGCGGCCCGCGAGAGCGGCGCCTTCGCCTTCACCGAGCTCGACGAGGCCATGTTCATGTGGGGCCTGCACGCCGCCGCGAACCGGCTCCCCTTCCTCCCCGTCCGCGCCGGCCTCGGCTCCGACGTCATGCGGGTCAACCCGGAGCTGCGGACCGTCACCTCCCCCTACGCCGACGGCGAGGAGCTCGTCGCCGTCCCCGCCCTGCGCATGGACGCCGCGCTGGTCCACCTCAACCGTGCCGACCGCCTCGGCAACGGCCAGTACCTGGGTCCGGACCCGTACTTCGACGACCTGTTCTGCGAGGCCGCCGATGCCGCGTACCTCTCCTGCGAGCAGCTCGTGGAGACCGCCGAGCTCTCCAAGGCCGGGCCCCCGCAGTCCCTGCTCGTCAGCCGGCATTCCGTGACCGGTGTCGTCGAGACCCCGAACGGGGCGCACTTCACCTCCTGCGTCCCCGACCACGGGCGCGACGAGGCCTTCCAGAAGCTGTACGCGACCACCCCCTGGCCGGAGTTCCGCGCGCGCTTCCTCTCCGGCGGCAGCGAGCACGCCTACCAGTCGGCCGTCCAGGCCTGGCACGAGGAGCAGAATTGA
- a CDS encoding TetR/AcrR family transcriptional regulator produces MTATPERRRELLDTAAEVFAAQGYNATTVRKIADAAGMLAGSLYYHFDSKESMLDEILSAFLNELWQGYDTVLAAGLGPRETIEALVTESFREIDRHRAAVAIYQKESRALSTQPRFLYLSDSQQKFEKAWLGTLERGVAAKVFRADLDIRLTYRFVRDTVWVAASWYRPGGQHSPEEIARQYLSMVLDGIAVRT; encoded by the coding sequence GTGACAGCCACGCCCGAGCGCCGCCGCGAGCTCCTCGACACCGCCGCCGAGGTCTTCGCCGCGCAGGGCTACAACGCCACCACCGTCCGCAAGATCGCCGACGCCGCCGGCATGCTCGCCGGCAGCCTCTACTACCACTTCGATTCCAAGGAATCGATGCTCGACGAGATCCTCTCGGCCTTCCTGAACGAGCTCTGGCAGGGCTACGACACCGTCCTCGCCGCCGGCCTGGGCCCCCGGGAGACCATCGAGGCCCTCGTCACCGAGTCCTTCCGGGAGATCGACCGGCACCGCGCCGCCGTCGCGATCTACCAGAAGGAGTCCCGCGCGCTGTCCACGCAGCCCCGCTTCCTCTACCTGTCCGACTCGCAGCAGAAGTTCGAGAAGGCCTGGCTGGGGACGCTGGAGCGCGGCGTCGCCGCCAAGGTCTTCCGGGCCGACCTCGACATCCGCCTCACCTACCGCTTCGTCCGCGACACGGTGTGGGTGGCGGCGTCCTGGTACCGGCCGGGAGGACAGCACAGCCCCGAGGAGATCGCCCGCCAGTACCTCTCGATGGTGCTGGACGGGATCGCCGTGCGTACGTAA
- a CDS encoding tyrosine-protein phosphatase: protein MSRARIRLVTAVLASALAIGTLPAASAAYAAPAAGATASATGRYPQQAEPIRQIPLQGAVNVRDLGGYRTWTGGQVRQGLVYRSDALSKLTQGDITTVSGLGLTKVVDFRIPMELQYDGADRLPAGLAATSRPVSDLGLYGTLVGAISSGDPATQEQMLGGGRAEAYMRDIYRTFVTSPENRAQFAATLREIADGSQGPLLYHCTSGKDRTGWMSYVLLRALAVPEETAGRDYLASNTFRAAYDAQVRAGLKQSGRMQNPDLLIPLQEVRQDYLDAATAQLAADYGSFYGYLTDGLGLDLRTLTKLQTRLVR from the coding sequence ATGAGCCGTGCCCGAATCCGCCTGGTGACCGCGGTGCTCGCTTCCGCTCTCGCCATCGGCACCCTGCCCGCCGCCTCCGCCGCGTACGCCGCGCCGGCGGCGGGCGCCACCGCCTCCGCCACCGGCCGGTACCCCCAGCAGGCGGAACCGATTCGCCAGATCCCCCTCCAGGGCGCGGTCAACGTCCGCGACCTGGGCGGCTACCGCACCTGGACCGGCGGCCAGGTCCGCCAGGGTCTGGTCTACCGCTCCGACGCGCTCAGCAAGCTGACGCAAGGAGACATCACCACCGTCTCCGGTCTCGGCCTCACGAAGGTCGTCGATTTCCGCATCCCCATGGAGCTCCAGTACGACGGCGCCGACCGGCTGCCCGCGGGGCTCGCCGCCACCTCCCGCCCCGTCAGCGACCTCGGCCTGTACGGGACGCTCGTCGGCGCGATCTCCAGCGGCGATCCCGCCACGCAGGAGCAGATGCTCGGGGGCGGCCGCGCCGAGGCCTACATGCGCGACATCTACCGCACCTTCGTGACCAGCCCCGAGAACCGGGCGCAGTTCGCGGCGACGCTGCGGGAGATCGCGGACGGCAGCCAGGGCCCGCTCCTGTACCACTGCACCTCGGGCAAGGACCGGACGGGCTGGATGAGTTACGTCCTGCTGCGCGCCCTGGCCGTCCCCGAGGAGACGGCCGGGCGCGACTACCTCGCGTCGAACACGTTCCGCGCGGCGTACGACGCGCAGGTGCGGGCGGGCCTGAAGCAGTCCGGGCGGATGCAGAACCCGGACCTGCTGATCCCGCTCCAGGAGGTCCGCCAGGACTACCTGGACGCGGCGACCGCGCAACTGGCCGCGGACTACGGCAGCTTCTACGGCTACCTCACCGACGGCCTCGGCCTGGACCTGCGGACGCTCACGAAGCTCCAGACCAGGCTGGTGCGGTAG
- a CDS encoding cold-shock protein — MALGTVKWFNSEKGFGFIEQDGGGPDVFAHYSNIATQGFRELQEGQRVSFDVTQGQKGPQAENILPAN, encoded by the coding sequence ATGGCACTTGGCACCGTGAAGTGGTTCAACTCGGAAAAGGGCTTCGGCTTCATCGAGCAGGACGGTGGCGGTCCGGACGTGTTCGCCCACTACTCGAACATCGCCACCCAGGGCTTCCGTGAGCTCCAGGAGGGCCAGCGCGTGTCCTTCGACGTCACCCAGGGCCAGAAGGGCCCCCAGGCGGAGAACATCCTCCCCGCCAACTAA